A portion of the Magnolia sinica isolate HGM2019 chromosome 17, MsV1, whole genome shotgun sequence genome contains these proteins:
- the LOC131231307 gene encoding polypyrimidine tract-binding protein homolog 3-like encodes MTEPSKLIHVRNVGHEISESDLLQLVHPFGVVTKLVMLRAKDQPLLQMQDMASVVNATGFRYSVPNGPNCTGFLYRCFICLLLEPF; translated from the exons ATGACAGAGCCTTCTAAGCTTATTCATGTCCGAAACGTTGGCCATGAAATATCTGAG AGTGATCTGCTTCAGCTAGTGCATCCTTTTGGAGTTGTCACTAAGCTTGTGATGTTACGTGCCAAAGATCAG CCTCTTCTTCAGATGCAAGACATGGCTTCTGTCGTCAATGCAACCGGTTTTAGGTACTCAGTCCCCAATGGACCTAATTGTACTGGGTTTTTGTATAGGTGTTTCATTTGTTTGTTGCTTGAGCCATTCTAG